The Scleropages formosus chromosome 20, fSclFor1.1, whole genome shotgun sequence genomic interval ATTTTCGCAGATCAGTTTGAGAGTATGCAGAGCGATCCATTCATGTTTTCAAGAGAACAAGTTTGTACCCGAGCCACTTAGCAAGTTGGGAAAGCAATTGGTaagcaatgtaaaacacatgaCATGAAATGGGTTTCGCAGGAAATCAGCTTTAGTGTTAAGAGATAACCGGTGCTACAATGGAGTCTGCAGTTGCCCCAAAACAAAGTTTATGCCCGATATGTAATTCTTAActtgttgaaaatatttaacaaatttttcttagaaaatattaatgcattCAATTCATAGAATTTTAAGTATaggttttaaatgtgtaaatgtttttaatggaaCAAGCTGAATGCGAGAATCTAATGTAAGCTGTTATTAATAAAAAGTTATGCAAAACTAACAAGTAAAGACAGAATACATTTCTACATCTCGGATCTTAAAAATGATCTATTTTCCAGCAGTTACATATTGTACAACAGCAATTCCTGTCATGTAGCAGTGGTTCCACaaataatgtgttcattatttcCAGCCTTCTATTGCTAAAGAttgaagaatgttttgaaagaatgctttaatatattttttatagttattccactaaaaagaaaaaaaaacatttacagctaTTTTGTACATCATCATACTCAGGGCACAACATTGTTTGCATGACTGTcaatttcaaaaattttttccatgaaaagcCTCTAAACCTTTGTTAAAGTGTTTTATGCAGAGTTAGAAAATTCTATGTTCTAaattaattcagggtaacaaaaaattgtgtgagtgacagagagagtgtgttccactgatatatggatgactgacccattgtaagtagtgtatctagcagcgtaagtcatcttagtgaataaggtgcgtgggctcataacactacatagagttcattggaagtcgctttggagaaaggtgtctgctaaataaataaatgtaaacgtaaaatgATGGAAAACTCAACTTCAGTCCACATGTCTTTTACCGAGAATAATGTGATGACAGATGAGTCAATTAATGCCTTccagttttcacttttattgtaaTAGTGTTATTCTGTATGatcaacacacacagagtctgagaccacttgtcttaaggggggtcgcggtgaaccggagcctaacccaccaatgCAGggcagacacacccaggacagaacgccagtctatcgcagggcatctcaagcagaactcgaaccccaaacccaccagagagcgggacccggccaaacccgctgcgccatcatgCCCCCGACAAGGTCAACAGTTTCACATTAAAAagagcaggttttttttttttttttaaaaaaaaaaaaaaagaagtataaCATTCGTAACACTCTAAGTATTGGAAATATAATGACACCATAGCGTTAAATCTGCAGagtttctgaaatgtttaataatttctctgtcattttacacatttattcctttagcagatgcttttctccaaagcgacatacatctcagagaaatacaattagtgcattacattagtagaaagaaagacatagttgcagatgtgtgattctaaggtaaacttagtttgtttctttccactcaTGCAacgatgttcattgcacaagtaggagcttaaaactcagaacagacgaTTCCTGATCTTCATCCTACAGTTTCTTTTtgaaaggtacacaaacatttacatacaatacatgagtggcggctgtgtaaaggcttttctgggcatgatcataaagttatagtacatgaacatttaaaccataCATGAGCTCATTGAgagatgggcgaagtgagtccagaagaggtgagttttcagacctttcttaaatgtggacagaatttcagcagttctgagtgaaagggggaggccgttccaccacaacggagccagaaccgagaacctccatgctttacctttcgtgtgcaagaccaccaagcgggcagaagaaGATGAgcaaagtggtctggttggggtggagcggttgatcaagtcttgtaaatagctgggagcagttctactgatgcatttgtaggcaataaccagggtcttacatTTGATCTGGGCTGCtttgggaagccagtgcagagaaatgagtagaggagacacatgggaatgCATTATAATGCACTTTTTGGAAATACAGAGGTCACACATTCGGTGAGTTCATTTAAATTGCACTTTTATTGAATCATTGATCAGTTTATTCTCACAAAAAGAGCAATATTAATGATACTGTCTGCCAAGAGCAGAGACAACAACGGCCAGGAACTTTTGCCAGGCAGCCTGGACATCAGCGGTGAAGGCAGAGCCCATCTGCGCAGCCACCACAATGGTGATGCAGTCGGCCAGCAGCTGCAAGgagaacagaagaaaatggacttttcacaaacaaacacaaactatAACAAGATCAATAATTACTTGCACTTTGAACTACCCATACAGCCTGTAACTGGTTATGGCTTCACGATGCACACGTGCAGTTGTGGAATAACAAAGCGTAAAGACAAATCCTTCTTTTGCTCCATAACTAACTTCAGTGACGTTACTATAGTTTTTGGTATTAAGGTGTGAGACAATTCAGTGAGAACAGATACAGAAAACTCACCCCGAAGTTGTCGGGATCCACGTGCAGTTTCTCCGAGTGCAGTGCACTCAAAGGGGCAAAACTGTTCTTGATGTTGTCCATGTTCTTCATGGCCGTCTCCAGTCCTGTTAGAACCACCTTTCCATGAGCGGCGACTTTTGCGTTTCCCATGATGGAATCTGCGTTGAACAGGTTTCCAAAGGTGGCAAAATACCTCCGGGTCCAGGGGTACACGATGAGACACCTGGTACAAACAGGGTCACATGAAAATAGAGTAATGacatagaaacatttattaCCATGAGAAAAACTCACACATGCTGGAAAGAGGGCCACTGAAAGGTTTTGAAAATGATATAAAGCATAAAGTGTAATTCCATTAACCCGCTTAAATTTTACAGTCGGCAACATGATGATATTATtcttgcaaaacaaaaaaatgaaagctacAGAGATTCAGGGGGAGAAGAGAAGAT includes:
- the LOC108939900 gene encoding hemoglobin subunit beta-2-like; this encodes MVVWTDAERTAITGVFRKLDYDFVGLNALGRCLIVYPWTRRYFATFGNLFNADSIMGNAKVAAHGKVVLTGLETAMKNMDNIKNSFAPLSALHSEKLHVDPDNFGLLADCITIVVAAQMGSAFTADVQAAWQKFLAVVVSALGRQYH